The following proteins are encoded in a genomic region of Thermocrinis sp.:
- a CDS encoding serine kinase — MRRINVGIAGLGKVGSQFLDALLSVNTDNVKIIAVAEPREDLESVKKAKENGIAYYRDARDMLSSLEDAIDVLFELTGDAVVRTELYDILSKTANRKTVIVPEPVAFLIWSLITHKSS; from the coding sequence ATGAGACGCATAAACGTAGGTATAGCTGGTCTCGGTAAGGTGGGTAGTCAGTTCCTTGATGCTTTGCTCAGTGTTAATACTGACAACGTAAAGATCATCGCAGTTGCAGAGCCAAGAGAGGACTTAGAAAGCGTAAAAAAGGCAAAAGAAAATGGAATAGCTTACTACAGAGACGCGAGGGATATGTTAAGCTCCCTTGAGGATGCGATAGATGTTCTTTTTGAACTAACCGGGGATGCAGTTGTAAGGACAGAACTTTATGATATTTTGAGTAAAACTGCAAACAGAAAAACCGTAATAGTTCCAGAGCCGGTGGCCTTTCTCATATGGAGCCTCATCACCCATAAAAGTTCATAG
- a CDS encoding Fe-S-containing hydro-lyase: MIRISTPLTDEIVESLRAGDKVLINGVIYTARDAAHKRMVESLEKGEPPPFDLKGQIIYYVGPTPPKPGQVIGSAGPTTAIRMDKYVEPLLKLGLKGMIGKGYRSPQVRELLVKYKAVYFAAVGGVATLLARAIKSSEVIAYEDLGTEAIRKLVVEDFPVIVANDIYGGDIFEEGRKKFARIDL, from the coding sequence ATGATAAGAATTAGCACTCCTTTAACGGATGAGATAGTAGAAAGCTTAAGGGCCGGGGATAAGGTTTTGATAAACGGTGTTATATACACAGCCAGGGATGCAGCACACAAAAGGATGGTTGAAAGTTTGGAAAAGGGAGAGCCACCACCCTTTGACCTCAAAGGTCAAATAATCTACTATGTTGGACCAACCCCACCAAAACCTGGGCAGGTAATAGGCTCTGCAGGACCCACCACAGCCATAAGGATGGACAAATACGTAGAGCCACTTTTAAAGCTTGGGCTAAAGGGTATGATAGGAAAAGGATACAGAAGTCCTCAGGTTAGGGAGCTTTTGGTTAAATACAAAGCAGTATACTTTGCGGCGGTAGGAGGAGTAGCTACACTTCTTGCGAGAGCTATAAAATCTTCAGAAGTTATAGCCTACGAAGACCTTGGCACGGAAGCTATAAGAAAGCTCGTGGTGGAAGACTTTCCTGTGATAGTGGCAAACGACATATACGGTGGAGATATATTTGAGGAAGGTAGAAAGAAATTTGCGAGGATAGACCTATGA
- a CDS encoding FAD-dependent oxidoreductase: MRQLIIIGGGPAGISASIYAARKKMDFLLITKDVGGQVIKAGNIENYLGYAIVDGIIFVEKMMEHMKKMEVEPIIDEVVDVRKIDGGFEVITASGQAYSTKTILFCTGAEHRRLNIPGEREYTGRGVSYCYTCDAPFFKDKSVAVVGGGNSGFEAAEQLLNYAKSIYLLEISNNFRADEILKEKVLKDRRVTPLLRHRVLEAKGDGLFLKAIVVENLETKQKYELEVEGLFVEIGLEPNTKLAEKLGVMLTSKGEIIIDCNNRTSERGIYAAGDCTNIFAKQIITAAGDGAKALLSIYHDLTYGISSWI; the protein is encoded by the coding sequence ATGAGACAGCTTATCATCATCGGCGGAGGACCTGCTGGCATATCAGCTTCTATATATGCTGCCAGGAAAAAGATGGATTTTCTATTAATTACAAAGGATGTGGGCGGACAGGTAATAAAAGCCGGCAACATTGAAAACTACCTTGGTTATGCAATAGTAGATGGGATCATCTTTGTGGAAAAAATGATGGAGCACATGAAAAAGATGGAGGTAGAACCCATAATAGACGAGGTGGTGGATGTTAGAAAAATTGATGGGGGCTTTGAGGTTATAACTGCCTCTGGGCAGGCTTATTCTACAAAAACCATACTCTTCTGCACTGGAGCGGAACATAGGCGCTTAAACATACCCGGAGAAAGGGAATACACTGGAAGGGGCGTTTCTTACTGTTATACCTGTGATGCACCTTTCTTTAAAGACAAAAGCGTGGCTGTAGTGGGGGGTGGAAACTCTGGGTTTGAGGCAGCAGAACAGCTCCTAAACTACGCAAAAAGTATCTACCTTCTGGAAATATCAAACAATTTTAGAGCTGATGAAATTTTAAAAGAGAAAGTTCTCAAAGACAGAAGAGTTACACCCTTGCTAAGACATAGAGTTTTAGAAGCAAAGGGAGATGGGCTTTTCTTAAAAGCTATCGTAGTAGAAAATCTGGAGACAAAACAAAAATATGAGTTAGAAGTGGAGGGGCTTTTTGTGGAAATTGGACTTGAGCCAAACACGAAGCTTGCAGAAAAGCTTGGAGTTATGCTAACAAGCAAGGGTGAGATAATCATAGATTGCAACAATAGGACTTCTGAAAGGGGCATATACGCTGCGGGCGACTGCACAAACATCTTTGCAAAACAGATAATTACCGCAGCTGGTGATGGCGCAAAGGCTCTGCTTTCAATATACCATGACCTGACCTACGGCATAAGCTCATGGATATAG